A stretch of Capricornis sumatraensis isolate serow.1 chromosome 10, serow.2, whole genome shotgun sequence DNA encodes these proteins:
- the GPRIN2 gene encoding G protein-regulated inducer of neurite outgrowth 2 has translation MRSSRPEPDVPEPLSAHPQPLSRSSSSLLGEGRGQRPEYRKRASSVVWQAQLGEASTGAQVPEAEGQQAERVEQARASSPQLQPSAVDHWRSTTVGNVSTVGGSDLSHPRDPSAATMQRSHSDLVRSTQIRGHSGAQKASLSCSALGSSPVHRARLQPSSTSGQSGQTPAGLERDLAPENKTSNSAWTLESQVWVPPAALGGTVTHSSSPKATGQSATTSCHALSPAAPLCGMREMGASSCCYGLPAPGILAFPKLVASVSESRLQAHRGVKLRCTFPGGLPGHSHCCAHPWGPTGLAMEPSARTKDMWTMTSASDLAPVLASPLSAQDAGVQAAPKAVCKAVATSPPLEAPVALHLFPEVTLESSLAAAPSPVRDVRWDAEGMTWEVYGAAVDPEVLGVAIQKHLEMQFEQLQRAPASEDSLSAEGRRGPLRAVMQSLRRPSCCGCSSAAPE, from the coding sequence ATGAGATCCAGCCGTCCTGAGCCGGATGTCCCGGAACCCCTCAGTGCCCACCCTCAGCCCCTGTCCCGAAGTTCCTCCAGCCTGCTGGGTGAAGGCCGGGGGCAGAGGCCAGAGTATCGCAAGAGAGCCAGCAGTGTTGTATGGCAGGCCCAGCTTGGTGAGGCCAGCACTGGTGCCCAGGTCCCGGAGGCGGAGGGGCAGCAGGCTGAGCGCGTGGAGCAGGCACGAGCCTCCAGCCCCCAGCTGCAGCCCAGCGCCGTGGACCACTGGCGCAGCACCACTGTGGGCAACGTGTCCACCGTGGGCGGTAGTGACCTGAGTCACCCACGGGACCCTAGCGCTGCCACTATGCAGAGGAGCCACTCGGACCTGGTTCGCAGCACCCAGATCCGGGGTCACAGCGGTGCTCAAAAGGCCAGCCTCAgctgctcagccctgggcagCTCGCCTGTCCATAGGGCTCGGCTGCAGCCCAGCAGCACCTCGGGCCAGAGTGGCCAGACCCCTGCAGGCTTGGAAAGGGACCTGGCTCCGGAGAACAAGACTTCAAACTCAGCCTGGACACTGGAGAGTCAGGTGTGGGTGCCACCAGCTGCCTTGGGAGGCACAGTGACCCACAGCAGCAGCCCCAAAGCCACTGGCCAGTCGGCCACCACCTCCTGCCACGCTTTGTCTCCAGCAGCCCCACTCTGTGGCATGAGGGAGATGGGGGCCAGCAGCTGCTGCTATGGCTTGCCTGCCCCAGGGATTCTGGCCTTTCCCAAACTAGTGGCATCAGTGAGTGAATCTAGGCTGCAGGCTCACCGTGGGGTGAAACTCCGGTGTACATTTCCTGGGGGGCTTCCTGGGCACTCCCACTGCTGTGCCCACCCTTGGGGTCCCACTGGGTTAGCCATGGAGCCTAGTGCCAGGACCAAGGATATGTGGACCATGACCTCAGCAAGTGACTTGGCCCCAGTCTTGGCTTCCCCTCTGTCAGCCCAGGATGCTGGTGTCCAAGCAGCCCCCAAGGCCGTCTGCAAGGCAGTGGCCACTAGCCCGCCTCTGGAAGCCCCTGTGGCCCTGCACCTGTTCCCGGAGGTGACTCTGGAGTCCAGCCTGGCAGCGGCACCATCTCCTGTGCGGGACGTACGATGGGATGCTGAGGGCATGACATGGGAGGTCTATGGAGCTGCAGTGGACCCTGAGGTGCTCGGTGTGGCCATCCAGAAGCACCTAGAGATGCAGTTTGAGCAGCTGCAGCGGGCCCCTGCCAGCGAGGACAGCCTGTCTGCTGAGGGTAGGAGGGGGCCACTTCGAGCGGTCATGCAGTCCCTGCGGCGCCCCAGCTGCTGTGGCTGCTCCAGTGCAGCTCCTGAGTGA